From the Teredinibacter turnerae T7901 genome, one window contains:
- a CDS encoding carbohydrate-binding domain-containing protein, with amino-acid sequence MNNAPIGRLLRCTVAIVFLVWGAIPRAYSQTNCVCNWYGQGDWPLCSTQSSGWGYENGQSCIGETTCNSQGQYSPGGVECTNGSSSSSSSSSSSSSSSSSSSSSSSNSSSSSSTSASSSSSSSGGTALQLELEDFAGQSGFAPLTAVADSSASGGAYVVWANSGTQQINTTSADGVAGRVEINFSTTQATEVALSVRANFTSADDDSFFYKMDSGTWGTQNNTQTSGWQDISVASFTLAAGSHRLQILRREDGARMDAVLLSVAAGTIAAGGSSSSSSSSSSSSSSSSSSGGQLPADIQVMPQTRYQTVDGFGAALPMWTTNMLTSDEVRTLVGMDDDELGLSIIRTIISPNTSEWSLAVDNLRDAKAFGDNVKILASPWSPPAFMKTNNSTTNGGKLLTSYYDDYAEHLNGFVDTMAAQNIGIDVVSVQNEPDWHPDYDSCDWSGAELRNFVRDYGNIIETNVLVGESLRFDRAYTDPSLNDAGALQNFEYVGGHLYSAQSSGTFTRYPLAETRNKHRWMTEWLTHEADGSGAAIWGGNNLNAWNETLDSVLGSVHQSMDVQWNAYIWWWARRFYSLIGDGESQYGTERGAVLKRGWAFSHYAKYVRPGYTRVGVNYSRSFSNLYTTAYEGPGKTVLVLLNRSNNAYNNVVFNGAVSLTGADAYVTSQNLNRAPLNTSVAGDSVLLSIPARSVVTLVMSHP; translated from the coding sequence ATGAATAACGCGCCAATAGGGCGGCTTTTACGTTGTACCGTCGCAATCGTGTTTCTGGTTTGGGGGGCAATACCCCGAGCCTATAGTCAAACCAACTGTGTCTGCAATTGGTATGGTCAGGGCGACTGGCCTTTGTGCAGCACGCAATCGAGTGGTTGGGGTTACGAAAATGGACAGAGCTGTATAGGTGAAACGACCTGTAATAGCCAGGGGCAATACAGCCCTGGCGGGGTCGAGTGTACTAATGGCTCGTCGAGTTCATCTAGTTCAAGCTCGTCCAGTTCGAGCTCCTCGAGTTCCTCTAGCTCCTCAAGTTCGAACAGCTCATCCAGCTCTTCAACGTCTGCCAGTAGTAGCAGTTCCTCCAGCGGTGGCACAGCACTGCAACTGGAGTTGGAGGACTTTGCTGGCCAGTCCGGTTTTGCGCCTTTAACAGCGGTAGCCGACAGCTCTGCGTCCGGCGGTGCTTATGTGGTATGGGCAAATAGTGGCACACAGCAAATTAATACGACCAGTGCCGATGGCGTGGCGGGTCGAGTCGAAATTAATTTCAGCACCACACAGGCCACGGAAGTGGCGCTGTCTGTACGGGCGAATTTTACTAGCGCTGATGACGATTCGTTTTTTTATAAAATGGATAGCGGCACCTGGGGTACCCAGAATAATACCCAAACGTCGGGGTGGCAGGACATCAGCGTCGCGAGCTTTACTCTGGCCGCGGGCAGTCATCGGTTGCAGATTCTGCGGCGGGAAGACGGCGCGCGAATGGACGCTGTATTGCTCTCTGTCGCGGCGGGAACTATTGCGGCTGGCGGCAGCAGTTCAAGCTCCAGCTCCTCCAGTTCCAGTTCGTCCAGCTCGAGTTCCAGCGGCGGGCAACTGCCAGCAGACATACAGGTGATGCCGCAAACCCGTTACCAGACAGTCGACGGCTTTGGTGCTGCGCTGCCAATGTGGACAACTAACATGTTAACTTCTGACGAGGTGCGCACACTGGTGGGAATGGACGATGATGAGCTTGGCCTCAGTATTATCCGCACCATTATCAGCCCGAATACCAGTGAGTGGTCGCTGGCTGTCGATAACCTGCGCGATGCAAAAGCGTTTGGCGATAATGTAAAAATTCTTGCCAGTCCCTGGTCGCCGCCGGCGTTTATGAAAACGAACAACAGCACTACCAACGGGGGTAAGCTGCTAACCAGTTATTACGATGATTACGCTGAGCACTTGAACGGCTTTGTCGATACCATGGCCGCACAAAATATCGGGATTGACGTGGTTTCGGTGCAAAATGAACCGGACTGGCACCCAGACTACGACTCCTGCGATTGGAGCGGTGCGGAGTTGCGCAACTTTGTGCGTGATTACGGCAACATCATCGAGACCAATGTTCTGGTTGGCGAATCCCTGCGTTTTGATCGGGCCTACACCGACCCCAGCCTGAACGATGCCGGAGCCCTGCAAAACTTTGAGTATGTGGGTGGCCACTTGTACAGTGCGCAAAGCAGCGGCACCTTTACCCGTTACCCGCTGGCAGAAACCCGCAATAAACACCGCTGGATGACCGAATGGTTAACCCATGAAGCGGATGGCAGCGGCGCAGCCATATGGGGCGGTAACAACCTGAATGCGTGGAATGAAACGCTCGATTCCGTGTTGGGGAGTGTGCACCAGAGTATGGACGTGCAATGGAATGCGTACATCTGGTGGTGGGCGCGCCGTTTTTATTCATTGATTGGCGATGGTGAGTCTCAGTACGGCACTGAACGGGGTGCTGTGCTAAAACGTGGCTGGGCGTTTTCGCACTACGCGAAATATGTACGACCCGGATACACCCGCGTGGGTGTGAACTACAGTCGCAGCTTCAGCAATCTGTATACAACGGCGTACGAAGGCCCGGGTAAAACCGTGCTGGTGCTGCTCAACCGCTCTAATAATGCCTATAACAATGTGGTGTTCAATGGTGCTGTCAGCCTGACCGGTGCCGATGCGTATGTGACCAGTCAAAACCTGAACCGCGCGCCACTTAATACCAGTGTCGCAGGGGACAGTGTGCTACTCAGTATTCCCGCGCGCAGTGTGGTAAC